The genomic interval AAAATCTAAATTACTTGCAAATAATTAAGTCTAATTCATTCATGAAGGTCTGGtaatgaaacatgaaatatatatatatatatatatatataaaggacaTGAAGTCGGATGAAAAACAAGCCATATCAAGAAGTTAATtatcaaatatatcacaaacTCCAGAAAGTTGGGTTATGCATGGGATAATATTCagaatcattttgtttttattacacGCAGGGAAAATCATGAGAATAAAATAGTGCAATGAAATTTCAACTATAATTTGTACctgaaaatatgtgaaaatccaaaaaaaattacaatctCAGTTATCTGCAGATCAAATGAATGTTAAAAACTCCAAAGTACGTAGTAAATTATGTTGATAAAAtccagtttttctgtttctccagCCAGTTGCCTTCCACATTCCCGTGTGCTCCGTGCACTGTAATATATAGTCGTGCATTTCCACTTTATGTTCCCGAGCTCTTTTGAGTGTCAGGTCCTGATGCCCCGCTGTCTCTCAAGGTCTTTCTCAGTCTGCTCCAGCTTAGCCAAGGTCAGCTGCACCGCTGCAGGCTCCCTGCAACCTTGAGTGGCTAACTGACCGGGAAATGTGTGTTCTCCCGTTCCACCACCTACGGTACACGCCTCAGTGTCAATCAGCCCGATACAGAGCAGGGCTGTCATTGAATGTTCCTGCATGTTGCCAGTTGAACATTAGGTCATTCCAGTGGATGTAATCTGAAAAAAGAACACACTCGCTCAAGGCCGTGTGAGCTTCTGAACAAATGTTAATTGAATTAAGACCCTCAATACACCAGCCGTAGCCTAGAATTACTGTGTGGCACAaatgcgtgtttgtgtttgtgtgtgtgcgagcgtcgCAAATCGTTACGTGCAAAGGAGATCACTCATGAGTTAAATTTAAAACACTGGAGATGTGTGCATGTCTGAGTGTGCATCTGTATCCATGTCTAAGCCCCAGAGAGCTCAAAGACTTGGGCCTTGACAAACTGTGATAGGGGTTTTCAAATCACGCCGCCACAAAGGCAAAAGAAATTACAAGTAAACAGTATATGACTGTTCCAATTAACAAGGTTACATACAAAAAGctttttaaataaaggcaaTTCACAGAGTGCTACATAGCATTAGAGCCACAATAGTGAGAGTGTATCCAGGACCTTGGCTTTGATATGAAATCGTGTGGCCTTGCTTCCACCGCCCTCCATGTTAAAAGCTCTTTGTGACAAGGAAATTACTTTATGAACCTCTGAAAAACACTCACTTCGCCCTCGCTGTTAGTTTTATAGCTAGACCATGAGAgaagtgtgttttctctccatttTGTTCTTTATTTCGCTGCAGCCTCCCATACGTTCCCTGCTCTTTTGCCACGGCTTCTACTTCAGTCTTTGACTTTAGTCTCCCCTTTCTTCTCAGAGGATAAAAATTGCttttaattaagtttaaaaatgtctatatatattgtgtattcactcaaaaaatgtcaaacacaatATGAAATATTTGGTCAGTCTGATACTAAGGAAAGTTTAAATCTGCATTTTATGTGCAATAATCTAGATAAATATTCCGTAGGAAACGACAGAATGTAGCTTCACCTTCAGCACCTCAAACATTTCTTAACCTATTCAGAAATAAGAcgtctgtttttcatttttcccaAGGCCAGTGGATAGTTTGTTTGAATACGCTCACACCGTCAGACCTGGCATTGGGTGAATGATATTTACATGTGAGCGTGGTTTTTGTTTATCTCTTTGAGGACTCAGTTCCTCTAACATACACCTGGAATGTTCAGTCCGGACAGAGGCAGAAATACCAaacatgtgtctctgtggcctTGAGACTTCACAGGGCTCCGACTCAGTGCTCGGCTCGGTAAACACGGTTTCCTCTTGTGGGTCTCTGTTTGGACAGGAAACAAGGAAGCTGATCAAACAGTGGCTCAGAAGGCCACGGCTGCATTGAGCTGGAATGGAGTGGACGGTCTTTGAAAGCACTTTAAATAGAGGGAAAATAACatgtcccccccaccccaagcAAATCATCAGGTTTACAGCAGCGATGCCAGGGACCTCATATGTGCTCAAATGATATTTTCTCAGGATAATTAATGTCGTACAGATTCTCTAATCTTCACGTTGGATTTTGTTTACAAAGTGGAGGAAACAGTATCTCAGACGCAGGATGAAATTCGGTGCCTGTCTGCCTGCGTGCTGCAGATTTACAGCCCGGTCCTTATGACATCATAGATTAGCAGTAGTAGGACACTGGTGATATGAAGCATTAGCTGCAGACgacagaggcaggagaggaggaagaggaggaggaggaggaaagggggaTAATAGAAGAGGGGAGCAGGAGGTGCTTGTCAAAGTCATCAGGGTTAATAAATTGGGTGATAATGCTCCCCCCTTGTGACAGATTATTGAACTGCAGACATTGTAGGAAAGTTGCAGGGGAGCATGGGAATAGACATTCATGGTCgacaaaaacaggaaatatgTCAAGAATGATAAATTAGGACATAACATTTCaaaaactgatttgattgtgGGTTTCTATTGTTGCAAATGCATAAGATCGATTGCCAATGCACATGTTTGTCCTCTGACCATCTGCTCCCATGGAGAGGAgttcaaatactttaatttcattcataatttgtttctgaaatagtATTTCCCCCTAAAATAAAATTCAGTTAGAATTTCATCGGTTCCTTCTCCTTCGTTTGTAAAAACATGGAATCTGTACAAATGGTTTTAATGTTATAAGCTTCACTGCCGATTACAAGATGTGTCATACTTCAGTTACAACTTGTGTAAGCTGAATGTTTGACCCagttgcacatgcacatgcagaccttaaattcaaattagaaatacaaaaaactgcTTTCTAGTGTTAAACTCTGCACTTCCATAAttcaaccatagactgtagatAGATAGTTGTGATATTTGACCTATGAAACTAATGCCGGAATGCTGTGGTGTGTTAGAGGTTAATGTTACTTGAGAAAGGGGAAAGATGAGTTTCtattttcacttcctgtctttattgtaaaaatgaaaacacgcaCACATTAGATGACAGATGTAAATAATTATGATACATAACTACAGCAAAACGTCAGCAAAAAGATCATATCATCAGTTTCATCCTTATGTTTGGTGTTGGTGTCTAAACTGAAAGGGAGAATTGGGTTCTTCACACTGCGGTTACTCCTCCTTATTCTCCGTGAGCTGCTCCCTGGACTCCTCGTTGGAAATCTGCAGGACGGGTGTACTGATCTCACTCGACTGCATGTCCCCGGCCACCCGCAGCAGGCAGCTCAGGACCATGTCCTTGGCCAGGGTGGCTTCCACGTTCCCCTCGCGACTCAGCTTCATGGTGATCTGGTCCAGGCTGGTCAGAACCAACTCTGACGCCATCAGAGGGCAAACGGGGCCTTGGTCAGATTCATCTCTCGCCATGTTCTCCATTGTGTATTGCTGGTACAGATCCAATAGTTTCTGCTCCAGGTACCGATTTAGAAGGGAGTTGGAGAATGGCCCATCTCGGCTTCGGAACATAATGCTCAGGTCACGGCCACTACCCTGTCTCCATCCACCCCTCATTGGACACAGAAGCCCACCCTGGgatgtctgtcctgggagagaaTCCTCCACAGCTGGGGGGACATCACAGGACTGGAGGAAGGGGCCAGGAGGCTGAGCGTCAGTGCAGAGCCTCGGCTCTTGCGCTGATAGAGGCAGCACCTGGTCACCTCCGATGTGAAGGTCACTGTAGTTCTGGCAGATGCTCTGACAGAAGGAGGGGACCAGGAAAGGGGCATCGCTACCCGAGCGATCCAGAGCTGGGATCTCTATCTCTGCAGAGATCTGTCTGCGCAGAGGGGccgagaggagagaagaggacagtgGCGGGGTGGTGTTCATCTCCACTGAAGTCCTCCTGTCTTCCATGCTACCTATCGGCTCGGGGGAAGTACGATGAATGGGGGGGGCGTGTGCAGCGGAGCCTGACATGCGGGTGGCAGCTGCTCTCGGCTGCCCATAAGCACTCTGAAGAGCcttcagaggagggaggaagtccGGCTCCTCCGATTCACCGAAGGTCATGCGAAACAATCTGCCTTCACAAAGCATCCTGCAacaaagagcacacacacacgggctgTGAATCGggttataaacacacactgtccccaTGCATGTATTGGTGACCTTTAAGAACACACAACATGGACCAATGCCACACACCACAGCAGCTAAAGCCTCATAGTTTACAATGACTTAGTTTTGTGTATTAgaaaatatacacatataacAACATGAATATCAACTACTACTTATGGCTCTGGTTTCTGTTTAAAATGAGTTTAAGATCTTTTATGATCCACCTTGAGTTCTGTGGATCAACATAACAAGCCCCCAATAAAGAAAACGACATTGGTCCAAGAGATGATTGACAAAAAGGCACCTTACTTTATCGTAATGTAGTATTGAATTAAAACAAGTTCGATTATACTCTGAAGAAAACCTCTTCCTACCTTTGTCTGGAATCAAAGTCTCCCAATCAGCACGTTGGTCTTTCCACCGTCTTTAATCTCAGCAGAAAGAAGCAGATATCAACttgtcactgtctctctgtgtgtgagtgtgtgaacagGAGTGTGCAGAGAGGTTGCTTTGTACCACTCCAAGAGGAAGTGGAAATATCtgaatcttttttctgttttccccaTTTCTGCTTAActtcatgttgcagctggtgTATGAATGTACTCCAAAGCATAATAGTTTGTCATTTATAAGGTTTATTGTCGCCCTGATCTCATATATATTACACTACAATTTAATGTAAGAAGCATTTTTCCTTCTTGCTAAAAGCCGTGATAGGGCATCTGTTAATGTGGAAGGAGACACAAGCTACGAAAAGAAACCGCTGAGGTTGCGTTTCACTCTAAATAAGAAACAGGTGTGTGGCCGAGGTTGGGTAAAAAGCAGAATGGAAAGTCATTCCAAATATCAGTAAACAGAAAGCGCTGCAGATGGTGATTCCTGTTTCTGTCACGCCATCACCTCAGAGTTATATTCGAGTTCCGCCAGTTGATGGTGAAGGTTTGTAGTCGAATAACTGTGAACCTAGACGTTAAAGTTCCTATTGTCTTCCCCTCTGCCCAAGCAGAAGTGTGACTTCACGCTCGATTTTGCAATCGCACCACATTATTTCCTTTTTGAAACTGCACCAGCTCCTCGCCTTCTAAAAAACGTCCAAGCTGTACAGAAGAGGGCAGACAGACACGGTTGACTCAACAGTGAGTGAGATTCATAAATGACGATCCTGGTTACAGCAGTGAATGAAGGATTTGAGCCAAACAGCTAATAAGGAAATAGAAAATGAGCAGGAAAGGGgaaagggggagggaggagatgaaccagtgaggggaaaaaagggaaaagtaaaGAAAGTTTGGAGAAGGACAGACGGAGAAGTGAGCGAAAACAGGAGGCGAGATCTTGAAGTTCAATCAGTTTCTGGGCATTATATGAACTAATAAAAGACATAAACATGACATAAACTGACTGATAGTTGTTCCAAGGACCGGCTGGATGTGATGAATTTAGTTGGATGAGACGCTGGTGAAAATGAGCAGACGCTTGAAGTGAGCCAACCTTTTGACCCCTGTGGATCTCTGTGACTTTGTTGGATTCACAGAAGCTCAGATAAGTCTCCTTTCACTCTTCTGCATCATCTTCAACCTCCTGCCTCAACTTCTACCCAAATGAATTTCAAACGTGCACTCACCTCTCTCCATTGAGCTGTTTccccattcaaacacaaactcatcaCTCTGACGGATGAAGCTCAATGAATGGGCTGTGTTTCATCTTGGTGCCTGTGGTAGTGGGTTCTGTCTGTATTGAAATCAGCACTGATGAGGATTGTGATTTTCAAGAAAGACCTACTGCACCTTCAGAACATTATATTACAAGAATGGACAAATTGCACAATTACACAACCTTGTTCCCTATTTTTACATTGCACactttttgaatttctttttatttataatgttgAGGTTTATAGTATTTCTATTTTACCTCATATTTTTTATCTTAATACATTTTCCCCTTGCGTTGTTACGTCCTTGTGCTGCTATGTTGATTGTGAGTTTCCTCTGTGGAGGACCAATCAAAGGTCCAGCTTAACTTTTGTTATCCTCAAGTTTTGCACCCAACTTTAATTTGATAATAGGAAGACACCTCTGCAATGCAAAGGTTTTACTGAACAAAATGTGGCAAAAAACTCTACATATAGAGTTTTTTATTGCGGAGACTGTGACAAGTCGAGTGTTCAGATTGTTTTTCAGAATTATAAGATGCAAACTATTCCGTATGGAGAGTGTTTTTTCTACTGATTTCAAATGCAAACTCCTTTTGCACATCAAACCCCGGTCTAAACCAGTCATCCATTTAAAAAGTGTTGCGAACTTCCAGACAATATAAATGGCCGTGGATGTTTGTCCTCCAAATGAGTCTCTTTTCTGTGTCACTTCAGTTCAGACTCTTTTCATTCAGACGCCTTCTGTTCGCGTCAGAGCAGCCCAACAATAGACCCACATgaaacaggagaggagctgctctATAATTAATAAGGAGGAGGAATCCTAAAATCAACCTCACATAACTTCTGGAGTTTTGTTTAAATACAGACATGTTGTTACATAACTGGTACAGATTTCAAGATTTTGCGTTTTTGCATTTGGCACCAAACTTGGCCCAGGTGTAGACAAGTGCAATTTATCATGtttctataattaaaatcgAATGAAACAGAGTTTATAAACAGGTgcattcacagtcacacagTTAATAGAAGTACAGGCCCTGTGTTTTGTTGTATTCTTGGCTGTTGTCATTGTGTCCACTGTGAGTCAGGACACAGTATCTGACTCAGGACTGGGTGGAGTGTCCAGTTACCGAGCCGTTGCCACAGCAGTGTTGCTGAGGAGCATGCGACATGTTGAGATCAGGTGCCTAACATATCTGCAGGTTCAGAACCCTGGAGAGCGCCTTGTTTTAACCCAGCTCCATGCATCCAGCTTTATAAGTGTTAAAATACTGGTTTATCAGGAGGAGACCACGATGGATGGACGCTTCACAACCACTGAGGAATATAAGGTCAATGCTTTGAGCCCCAAAGGCTCCATTTAGAGGGATGTTCAGGAAAATCAACAATGTCTTCCGTCCCAACCAGCCTGGACACAGAGGCCGGGATGCAGGTGGGTGCAGGAGCGAACAGGATTACCACAGAGCCTGCACCGTCAGGCTGGTCCGCAGCACCTCCATGCTCGTGGTGGGGGAGAGAAGCCAGACGACGGCCGCCGCAGGCTCCACTTTAAAACGCAGCAAGAGCTCAGTGAGCATCGAGTCGACCTTGTACTATTACCAGAGGCAAGAGGACCAGATATGGCTATCCTCTCAGAACCAGAACTGCCTGGAGTACCTGGAGGCCCTGGTGGCTCTGAGGCGGCGCTACAACCAGAGTGTGAGCGACCTGAAGAGCAGCGACATCCAGGCCACCGTGGCCTCCTCCAGGAAGAAGCCTGCGCCCCCACCGCCCACGAAACAGGAACCAGTGAGCTTTTAAAATCATCTCTGATGTGCAGGCGGTACCATAGAGAGATGTTATACAGTTTTATTTGATTCTCTTTAAACCACAGGTACCAAGAGCCAAACCCTCTGCTCCTCCGGTCCCCACAGAGCAGGACACTCTGCAGTTCTTTGACTCGGTCATCGCCAGCTGCGATGAGCCTCCGCGTAAACCAAACCTGGATGATGGACATGCAGATGTTGACTTCATAGGTGAGTCTGAAAATATATCTtcattaaaattgtaatgatCAGAATTTCAcactttcattattattattatttgttggtttgtttgtgaccAAGATTACGTAAAAACTACTCCGGACATTTTGCGGCGAGTTGAAGCATGAGACCAGAAAGAACCCTTAAAACGTTTGTGCAGATCCAatcattcattttcactttctttaacattgggagATACAGCGTTGTTTTTGACATTTCTACTTATTTCACAGGGAattatttacttttcttctATCACATTTGGGGAATTGATCTTTATGAGTTGCTGCAATTTGGCACAGCTTGGTTTAATTAAGGGGCcttggtgtgggtgtgtgcgtagTTCAGCGCGTCTCTGTGAGTCAAAGTGAGCGCAATAAGTATTTACATCGGGTCGAATCCACATTGTTTCTGGGGATTAAATCTTTGTCACCTTGTCTGGGTCTTTTGACGTTTGTCTGAATCACTGTAGGATTTTAAGTGGTGATGATGACCCTGTGTTTAATTACCTATAAGAGCCAAAAGCCTAATACTACTAGATGTGTTAATAAGGTTGAAACTGGTTGTATTAAATAAGAGTTCATTGATATTTTCAAATTCATGTCATCCTCCGATTGACATCAAGTTATGTTATGAGGaagtttttctctccacagttccCACACACCTGCTCATTGTGGGATTCTCTTTCATTATGAAGGTCTCAACCTTCTAGTTTAATTGCCTTGAgtatatgtatattatgatttggggctatacaaatcaaatataatttaattgaattataCAGGCTGCAGTCATACAGTGATCTTATGGCCATATGTTGCTTTACCAACTATTATTTAGAATCATCTCCTCATTGACCAGCCAACATACTCAAATATGGCTCCCATGTTCATATATAACATATGAAGAAAACATCTGAATTACATATTTTGACTTTGATACCTGGACCTCATAGTGATGTGATTAATATTTGAATAAGTAGTAGGGTCGTTACATTTTACACTATTAAGATTACACTACACTTAGGtcataaatacatacaatatTATGTATTGCAAGAGATTTAACTTCAAAATAAATCCCACATTGGCCAGTTTACAGTGCTGCTTACTATACAAAATTATGAATGGATACTTCAATGTGGTATTTCACTGAAATGGCCCCTTTTTGCATCCTTTTACTTTTGctattgtttatttcattaattatatttatgtacttttactttaggaAACGTTTAAATTCTAGGCATATCCTtatgacgtttttttttttcattcatcaccTTCACTTTTACATTCAATATTTCTATGTTATGGCTTACATATAGCTAGTACTAGTATAGGTCCACACAGCTGAACTGTCCACAGAACTGAACTGGTACACTTAATTGAATGCAGCCAGTGGTA from Pleuronectes platessa chromosome 14, fPlePla1.1, whole genome shotgun sequence carries:
- the LOC128455933 gene encoding TLR adapter interacting with SLC15A4 on the lysosome, producing MLCEGRLFRMTFGESEEPDFLPPLKALQSAYGQPRAAATRMSGSAAHAPPIHRTSPEPIGSMEDRRTSVEMNTTPPLSSSLLSAPLRRQISAEIEIPALDRSGSDAPFLVPSFCQSICQNYSDLHIGGDQVLPLSAQEPRLCTDAQPPGPFLQSCDVPPAVEDSLPGQTSQGGLLCPMRGGWRQGSGRDLSIMFRSRDGPFSNSLLNRYLEQKLLDLYQQYTMENMARDESDQGPVCPLMASELVLTSLDQITMKLSREGNVEATLAKDMVLSCLLRVAGDMQSSEISTPVLQISNEESREQLTENKEE
- the LOC128456231 gene encoding uncharacterized protein C13orf42, with amino-acid sequence MFRKINNVFRPNQPGHRGRDAGGCRSEQDYHRACTVRLVRSTSMLVVGERSQTTAAAGSTLKRSKSSVSIESTLYYYQRQEDQIWLSSQNQNCLEYLEALVALRRRYNQSVSDLKSSDIQATVASSRKKPAPPPPTKQEPVPRAKPSAPPVPTEQDTLQFFDSVIASCDEPPRKPNLDDGHADVDFIVASSSAEHDLHSNWVLRVPRVTDDSKEKAVRHCAKESKKKTKSGSTSSRLRLQRNPIHLPKAVESAFQTLRFKPKLKKEK